Proteins encoded together in one Pelagicoccus albus window:
- a CDS encoding glycosyltransferase family 4 protein: protein MKIIFVKFFDRNPYQRLLADSLEKQGHEVVLLKSIYRFRFLFSLKADVVHLHWPPEFSWELSSMIKLAFFRIWLEVMRVKGTRIVWTVHNLLPHDNRFRRANLNLCRSYASRCDTLICHSALARKVVLRSYRVNPEKVTVTPHGNFIDVYPEGVGRVRFRENRGFSEQDVVVLFFGKIRAYKGLRKFIDSFARSSNTQIRFVVAGSISSESLADELKRFAEREQRLSLEVGYVADSDLRDYFEMADFVALPYESSLTSGAAVLAMSLGKACLATRTAGFESVLDDSGCIFYDSAEVDVLWKQVFECTTSRDMGRANLEKAKQWDWDSIGATTAKAYRRKALEML, encoded by the coding sequence ATGAAGATTATCTTCGTCAAATTTTTCGACAGGAATCCCTACCAAAGACTTCTTGCTGATTCGCTTGAGAAGCAAGGGCATGAGGTCGTCTTGCTTAAGTCCATCTATCGGTTTCGGTTCTTATTCAGCTTGAAAGCTGACGTGGTCCATCTGCATTGGCCGCCAGAGTTCTCATGGGAGCTTTCATCAATGATCAAGTTAGCCTTTTTTCGAATTTGGCTGGAGGTGATGAGAGTTAAGGGGACTCGAATTGTTTGGACCGTTCATAATTTGCTTCCTCACGACAATCGTTTTAGAAGGGCGAATCTAAACCTGTGTAGAAGCTATGCTAGCCGTTGTGACACTCTTATTTGCCATTCTGCTTTAGCGCGGAAGGTCGTTTTACGCTCCTATCGGGTCAACCCGGAAAAAGTTACAGTCACACCTCATGGAAACTTTATCGACGTATATCCCGAAGGAGTCGGGAGGGTTCGTTTTCGCGAAAATAGAGGCTTTTCTGAGCAGGATGTAGTAGTGCTGTTCTTCGGGAAAATTAGAGCGTACAAGGGGCTTCGGAAGTTTATAGACTCTTTCGCGCGGAGTTCGAATACACAAATTCGATTTGTAGTAGCCGGTTCAATTTCAAGCGAATCGCTCGCTGATGAACTGAAAAGGTTCGCCGAGAGAGAGCAGCGTCTATCGCTTGAGGTGGGATATGTGGCAGACTCGGACCTCAGAGACTACTTCGAAATGGCAGATTTTGTGGCGTTGCCTTATGAGAGTTCACTTACTTCTGGAGCCGCGGTTCTTGCTATGTCTTTGGGCAAAGCCTGTCTTGCAACCCGTACTGCTGGGTTCGAGTCGGTTCTCGATGACAGCGGTTGCATCTTTTACGACTCTGCTGAGGTTGATGTATTGTGGAAGCAGGTTTTTGAGTGCACTACCTCTCGTGATATGGGGAGGGCGAATCTCGAAAAAGCCAAGCAGTGGGACTGGGATTCTATCGGTGCTACGACTGCAAAAGCGTATCGCAGGAAAGCACTAGAAATGCTCTAA
- a CDS encoding sulfotransferase family protein, with the protein MAKLTIKRRIFIVGTPRSGTTLLQSLLASHPLIHSVPETHFFYEIRKRKRDLIPWANRSNKKRWKSTCLKLSELWGTVGIDPKFEREKFPSRVSCIQYFVSLLDRLAFKESKPIWLEKTPRHLHYIETISNSVPDAIFIHLLRDGESTARSIAKAAESAPETWGPGSRYSTQSCLDRWRSDLDLHLKYVGNKKHYFTNYESLVQKPKDCLQSMCSFIGVAFEESQLTGYRKTAEQLINSNESWKSNTSQNIGYKQPNDQEIKSETRDEYCQFISAVQKEPSSQSYFLEHF; encoded by the coding sequence ATGGCTAAGCTCACAATAAAGAGACGTATATTCATAGTGGGAACTCCACGTTCCGGAACAACGCTACTGCAATCTCTCCTCGCATCTCATCCTCTCATCCATTCAGTGCCAGAAACCCATTTCTTCTACGAGATAAGGAAACGAAAACGCGACCTTATCCCTTGGGCGAACCGTAGCAACAAGAAGAGATGGAAATCCACCTGCCTCAAACTTTCTGAACTTTGGGGCACCGTTGGAATAGACCCGAAGTTCGAACGCGAGAAGTTTCCGTCTAGAGTTTCATGTATCCAGTATTTCGTTTCTTTGCTTGATCGCCTGGCCTTCAAAGAAAGCAAGCCTATCTGGCTGGAAAAAACGCCACGCCACCTGCACTACATAGAAACCATATCGAACAGTGTTCCGGATGCCATATTCATCCATTTGCTAAGAGACGGTGAGAGCACTGCCCGATCAATAGCCAAAGCGGCTGAATCAGCTCCCGAAACGTGGGGCCCGGGGTCGAGATACAGCACTCAGAGTTGCCTAGACAGGTGGAGAAGCGACCTAGACCTGCATCTTAAGTACGTAGGAAACAAAAAACACTACTTCACCAACTACGAAAGCCTAGTTCAAAAACCTAAAGACTGTTTGCAGAGCATGTGCTCATTTATCGGGGTAGCTTTTGAAGAGAGCCAATTAACAGGTTACCGCAAAACGGCGGAACAGCTAATTAACTCGAACGAATCATGGAAAAGCAACACGTCTCAAAATATTGGTTACAAACAACCAAACGATCAGGAGATCAAATCTGAGACACGCGACGAGTACTGCCAGTTTATCTCAGCAGTTCAGAAAGAGCCGTCATCACAGAGCTATTTTTTAGAGCATTTCTAG
- a CDS encoding lipopolysaccharide biosynthesis protein, with protein MKQHAPAEQDYQKLESQALSGSAFLLAGKLIGLLATVLATALLARILSPYDFGIVAFASIATGLITLFQDLGLASASIQKRDITDQHLSNLLWVNLLLSVFLVMLAWILSNPAETFFEMKGLAAIIAVSSLGLPLSALGSIHNAILLRRMQQKTAAYRGLVSTVTSLAIAVILALAGAGYWALVSIPLSRAATQTILIWTLVNWLPSAPKDLTKSKSLFAFGANVTSFNFINYFSRKADDAIIGFSFGTIALGFYSKAYDLLLLPIQQINSPLSNAVIPALSRLQDQPYNYRKLYETSIEGISLLSAPLIFFSTFYAHSIIELFLGSQWSDSALIYQLLSPAALMASTNVATGWVYKSWGHVGRQTLAVIPNTLLFVSAIIIGSNWGITGVAISVSTSRVLLKLPNLAFCFSGTPARVDGFLKASGRPIAASAVALVPCLAIRGLSSSTLHLHPFAELCLGGLSYFLSYLLLLQKVASKELKPLTFIATRQTSLWRAAK; from the coding sequence ATGAAACAACACGCTCCAGCAGAACAAGATTACCAGAAACTCGAGAGCCAGGCGCTTTCGGGATCCGCGTTCTTGCTCGCTGGTAAACTGATTGGATTGTTAGCAACCGTACTAGCCACCGCTCTGTTGGCTCGAATCCTGTCTCCTTACGATTTTGGGATCGTGGCTTTTGCATCAATCGCAACCGGCTTGATCACCTTATTTCAGGACCTAGGCCTAGCCTCCGCATCCATCCAAAAAAGGGATATTACTGATCAACATCTATCAAACCTTCTTTGGGTAAACCTCCTGCTCTCTGTCTTTCTGGTTATGTTAGCCTGGATACTGAGCAACCCAGCAGAAACCTTTTTCGAAATGAAGGGGCTTGCTGCAATCATTGCAGTCAGTTCCCTAGGGCTTCCTTTGTCAGCCCTAGGATCTATACACAACGCAATCCTCCTTCGTAGGATGCAGCAGAAGACGGCCGCCTACCGTGGCCTCGTTTCGACTGTCACATCTTTGGCGATTGCTGTTATACTCGCATTGGCCGGTGCTGGCTATTGGGCTCTCGTGTCTATCCCACTCAGTCGAGCTGCGACTCAAACGATACTGATATGGACGCTAGTCAATTGGTTACCCTCAGCGCCCAAAGACCTTACTAAATCGAAATCTCTTTTCGCTTTCGGAGCGAATGTCACGTCATTCAATTTCATAAACTACTTTTCACGGAAAGCGGATGACGCTATCATAGGCTTTTCATTCGGTACGATAGCTCTCGGTTTCTATTCAAAAGCTTACGACCTTCTCCTACTGCCCATCCAACAGATAAATTCGCCACTTTCCAACGCTGTCATACCCGCACTGTCACGACTGCAAGACCAGCCGTACAATTACAGGAAATTGTACGAAACCTCCATAGAGGGAATCTCACTCCTTTCTGCGCCGCTGATATTTTTCAGTACTTTCTACGCTCACTCGATCATTGAGTTATTTCTAGGAAGTCAATGGAGCGACTCGGCCCTTATTTACCAGCTATTATCTCCAGCGGCACTGATGGCCTCAACTAACGTCGCAACTGGCTGGGTATACAAATCTTGGGGACATGTTGGCCGACAAACGCTGGCTGTGATACCCAACACACTATTGTTCGTATCGGCTATCATTATTGGCTCAAACTGGGGGATCACGGGAGTCGCCATTTCTGTATCAACTTCTAGAGTACTACTCAAACTGCCGAATCTTGCTTTCTGCTTTTCTGGAACTCCGGCAAGGGTCGATGGATTCTTGAAGGCATCAGGCAGGCCAATTGCCGCTTCCGCTGTGGCGCTAGTGCCCTGTTTGGCCATCCGAGGGCTTTCATCCTCCACCTTGCATCTGCACCCGTTTGCAGAGCTTTGCCTAGGAGGACTATCCTACTTCCTCTCCTATCTTTTGCTACTGCAGAAAGTCGCCTCTAAGGAGTTGAAACCGTTGACTTTCATTGCGACAAGACAAACCAGCCTCTGGAGGGCTGCAAAATAA
- a CDS encoding glycosyltransferase, which translates to MNNGVPENHPFVSVIIPVFNDPQGIANLIGALANQTYPVFNYEVIVVDNGSTDITQEVANSSGQSLNCKFTFTEECSIQGSYAARNKGLKIAQGSVIAFTDSDCTPCPDWIKSGVDTLQKEKADLAGGHVRFTFKQQKPNAAEFIDSRTNMQMERDIEIRGITKTANLFVRRSVIESIGPFPAHLKSGGDVQWTGRATKAGHKLVFAHEAEVTHPARSWKDVFVKQLRVGRGHIPVMRKSGMSWMEIIKESLQTGKPANKSFRSQYPQAPLDWEPCKLAKMCAKLWSRGSTLLGRINYTITHLNRLP; encoded by the coding sequence ATGAACAACGGAGTGCCTGAAAACCATCCCTTCGTATCGGTCATCATACCGGTGTTCAACGACCCGCAAGGCATCGCCAACTTGATCGGTGCCTTAGCGAATCAAACTTATCCAGTATTCAACTACGAGGTAATTGTCGTAGACAATGGGTCTACAGATATCACTCAAGAAGTCGCCAACTCCTCGGGCCAAAGCCTAAACTGCAAGTTCACCTTTACCGAAGAATGTTCCATTCAAGGTTCGTATGCGGCGAGAAACAAGGGGCTAAAAATCGCCCAAGGAAGCGTCATCGCCTTCACAGATTCCGACTGCACCCCCTGCCCTGATTGGATAAAATCCGGAGTCGACACCTTACAAAAAGAAAAAGCGGATCTAGCCGGTGGGCATGTACGATTTACATTCAAGCAACAAAAACCAAATGCAGCCGAATTCATAGATTCCCGCACCAACATGCAAATGGAGCGAGACATCGAAATCCGGGGTATCACAAAAACGGCAAATCTATTTGTGAGAAGATCGGTCATCGAAAGCATCGGTCCATTTCCCGCCCACCTAAAATCAGGTGGTGACGTCCAATGGACAGGTCGCGCCACCAAAGCCGGCCACAAGCTCGTATTTGCCCATGAAGCTGAGGTTACACATCCCGCTCGCAGCTGGAAAGACGTATTCGTGAAACAGCTACGCGTAGGTCGAGGTCACATTCCAGTGATGCGAAAATCTGGCATGAGTTGGATGGAGATAATCAAAGAAAGCCTTCAAACAGGAAAACCCGCAAACAAATCGTTTCGCAGCCAATACCCACAAGCCCCTCTCGATTGGGAGCCCTGCAAACTCGCTAAAATGTGCGCGAAACTTTGGAGTCGCGGCTCAACCTTGCTGGGTCGAATAAACTACACGATCACCCATCTCAACCGCCTACCATGA
- a CDS encoding DUF354 domain-containing protein — MRILFEVHHPAHIHFFKFIIQGLQNQEHSCRVVGRDRDVMKRLLESYPWINSEQSTAASAGKRNRFPIVELPKRHWLVAKQIRRFKPDLVLSLMGSYSQSARLLGVPSWIFTDSEFQSFNHRIAHPFASRIYTPNCFYKELGPKQIRYNSYHELTFLHQNHFKPDPGILSELGGVQENGYILLRLSAWDTLHDVKHQGLADATPKLVEDLAQRFPLFIVPEGGKLPPEWEQYRFPAPPEKLHDALAFARLVVTEGASTASEATCLGTPVVYVNSTDERGYLVDQQGRYGLPLCFSSAEGVSQAVETLLQTPFDSQDREKQRSQICEDHQDLAQYVVEQVNEFSNQLHQSDEQRSA; from the coding sequence ATGCGTATACTTTTCGAAGTACACCACCCGGCCCATATCCACTTTTTCAAGTTCATCATCCAGGGCCTGCAAAACCAGGAACACAGCTGCCGCGTAGTCGGACGAGACCGGGACGTGATGAAGCGTCTTCTGGAAAGCTACCCTTGGATAAACAGCGAACAATCCACCGCTGCATCCGCAGGAAAACGGAATCGTTTCCCCATCGTCGAGTTACCGAAACGCCATTGGCTGGTTGCGAAGCAAATTCGCAGATTCAAACCGGACCTCGTCCTCAGCCTAATGGGTAGCTACAGCCAAAGCGCCCGCCTACTCGGCGTGCCCAGTTGGATATTCACCGATAGCGAGTTCCAGTCCTTCAACCACCGGATCGCCCATCCCTTCGCTTCACGCATCTACACGCCCAACTGCTTCTACAAGGAGCTCGGCCCCAAACAGATTCGCTACAATTCCTATCACGAACTCACGTTTCTCCATCAAAATCACTTCAAGCCAGATCCCGGGATATTGAGCGAACTAGGTGGCGTACAAGAAAACGGATACATCCTGCTGCGGCTCTCGGCTTGGGATACCTTGCACGACGTTAAGCACCAGGGTCTGGCCGACGCTACGCCCAAACTCGTCGAGGACCTCGCTCAACGTTTCCCGCTATTCATCGTTCCGGAAGGCGGTAAACTACCTCCCGAGTGGGAACAGTACCGCTTCCCCGCTCCCCCCGAAAAGCTCCACGACGCCTTAGCCTTTGCTCGTCTAGTGGTGACAGAAGGGGCCTCGACCGCATCCGAAGCCACCTGCCTTGGCACCCCGGTCGTCTACGTCAACAGCACCGACGAACGCGGATACCTAGTCGACCAGCAAGGTCGCTACGGATTGCCACTCTGCTTCTCAAGTGCAGAAGGCGTTTCGCAAGCAGTAGAAACCCTCCTTCAAACACCGTTCGATTCTCAAGACCGAGAAAAACAACGAAGCCAGATTTGTGAAGACCACCAAGATTTGGCCCAGTATGTGGTCGAGCAAGTGAACGAGTTTTCAAACCAACTCCATCAATCCGATGAACAACGGAGTGCCTGA
- a CDS encoding glycosyltransferase — MNQTETSNRLSFATDLSETEVEVSVVVPLLNEEGTLAALTEGVFEALLGKTCEILFVDDGSRDGSWSEIRKLSQRFPNSVRGFRHRRNFGKAEALATGFAHAKGQLIVTMDADLQDDPLEIPALLAKLDEGYDLVSGWKRDRHDPISKTIPSRFFNYAARVASGLSLHDFNCGLKAYRREVVESLHLYGELHRFTPILSHGEGYRVTEIPVTHHPREQGKSKYGWTRFFKGSLDLLTVILLTRYLQRPGHFFGAIGFISGAFGLGILSYLSAAKIFFGVDIGTRPLFFLGILATLFSAQLITTGFTSEFLLRVNSSERPGHRISESTKPPSNSPRN; from the coding sequence GTGAACCAAACCGAAACCAGCAACCGACTTTCCTTCGCGACCGACCTCTCCGAAACTGAGGTCGAGGTCTCCGTGGTCGTTCCGCTTCTCAATGAGGAGGGTACGCTCGCCGCTTTGACCGAGGGCGTTTTCGAAGCCCTGCTGGGCAAAACCTGCGAAATCCTCTTTGTCGACGATGGAAGTCGCGACGGCTCTTGGTCTGAGATCCGCAAACTCTCCCAACGCTTCCCAAACAGCGTGCGCGGTTTTCGGCACCGTCGAAACTTCGGCAAAGCGGAAGCGCTCGCCACTGGATTCGCCCATGCCAAAGGTCAACTGATCGTCACCATGGACGCCGATTTGCAGGACGATCCGCTAGAGATTCCCGCCCTTCTGGCAAAACTGGACGAGGGCTATGACCTCGTTTCCGGCTGGAAACGCGATCGGCACGACCCCATTTCCAAAACCATACCTTCACGCTTCTTTAACTACGCAGCCCGCGTCGCCTCGGGGCTGAGCCTGCATGATTTCAACTGCGGCCTAAAAGCCTACCGACGCGAAGTGGTTGAGAGCCTTCACCTCTACGGTGAACTTCACCGTTTCACACCCATCCTTTCCCACGGCGAAGGCTATCGGGTAACCGAAATCCCAGTCACCCACCATCCACGCGAGCAGGGCAAATCGAAATACGGCTGGACCCGCTTTTTCAAGGGATCGCTCGACCTGCTAACCGTGATTCTCCTGACCCGCTACCTGCAGAGACCGGGGCACTTCTTCGGAGCCATTGGTTTCATCTCCGGAGCCTTTGGGCTCGGAATCCTCTCCTACCTTTCGGCGGCCAAAATCTTCTTCGGGGTAGACATCGGAACCCGCCCGCTCTTCTTCCTCGGCATACTCGCCACTCTCTTCTCCGCCCAGCTCATCACCACCGGCTTCACCAGCGAATTCCTCCTCCGCGTTAACTCCTCCGAACGCCCCGGCCACCGGATTTCGGAGAGCACCAAACCGCCCTCAAACAGTCCGAGGAACTAG
- the prfB gene encoding peptide chain release factor 2 (programmed frameshift) yields MIKPETKDLHDQIEKRAGYLWRYLDVDKKKSEITELEEQMSSETFWNDQKAAQKVIAQANLAKGVVNGMSAFMSKLEDARAMEELLEEEGVDELSEEAEELQAAAEALKEELDELEIQCYLNKPHDRCNALLSINAGAGGTESCDWADLLYRMYSRWAERRGFKVEVVDMLPGEEAGLDKVTLRIVGENAFGYANAERGVHRLVRISPFDSQKRRHTSFCAVDVVAEIEDDIEIEIDAKDLREDTYRASGKGGQHVNKTDSAIRLTHLPTGIVVQCQNDRSQHKNRSTAMKMLKARLFERQEDEKRSAMEKMYGEKGEIGWGNQIRSYVFQPYQMVKDLRTGVESGNIQAVMDGDIDRFISGWLRAGSPRSRNKEIQIED; encoded by the exons ATGATTAAGCCAGAGACCAAGGACTTGCACGACCAGATCGAGAAGAGAGCCGGATACCTATGGAGGTATCTT GACGTCGATAAGAAGAAGTCTGAGATCACGGAGCTAGAGGAGCAGATGTCCTCGGAAACCTTTTGGAACGACCAAAAGGCGGCCCAAAAAGTCATCGCCCAGGCCAACTTGGCCAAAGGCGTGGTCAATGGAATGAGCGCATTCATGTCCAAGCTCGAAGACGCTCGAGCTATGGAAGAATTGTTGGAAGAGGAAGGCGTGGACGAACTTTCCGAAGAGGCGGAAGAGCTGCAAGCAGCGGCAGAAGCCCTGAAGGAAGAGCTCGATGAGCTGGAAATCCAGTGTTACCTCAACAAGCCGCACGACCGCTGCAACGCTCTGCTGAGCATCAATGCTGGCGCCGGTGGAACCGAAAGCTGCGACTGGGCGGATTTGCTCTACCGCATGTACAGTCGTTGGGCGGAACGCCGCGGATTCAAGGTCGAGGTCGTGGACATGTTGCCCGGTGAAGAGGCGGGTCTGGATAAGGTGACTTTGCGGATCGTGGGCGAAAACGCTTTCGGTTACGCCAACGCAGAACGCGGAGTGCATCGTTTGGTTCGCATCAGCCCGTTCGACTCCCAAAAGCGTCGGCACACCTCCTTTTGCGCTGTCGATGTGGTGGCGGAAATCGAGGACGACATCGAGATCGAGATCGACGCCAAGGATTTACGCGAGGATACCTACCGAGCTAGCGGCAAGGGCGGCCAGCATGTCAACAAGACCGACTCCGCGATTCGTCTGACTCACTTGCCGACCGGCATCGTGGTGCAGTGCCAGAACGACCGTTCTCAGCATAAGAACCGCTCCACCGCTATGAAGATGCTCAAGGCCCGTCTTTTCGAACGCCAAGAGGACGAAAAGCGTAGCGCTATGGAAAAGATGTACGGCGAGAAGGGGGAAATCGGCTGGGGCAATCAAATACGCAGTTACGTTTTCCAGCCTTACCAGATGGTGAAGGACCTGCGCACTGGAGTGGAATCGGGCAATATCCAAGCCGTGATGGACGGCGACATCGATCGATTCATATCCGGATGGTTGCGAGCCGGCTCGCCCCGCAGCCGCAACAAGGAAATCCAGATCGAGGATTGA
- a CDS encoding four helix bundle protein → MSGYRELRVWQEGKSLAVSVYEMTDDGFWKSDWGLRDQIRRAAVSVPSNIAEGEARNSQRDSVRFFQIALGSLAELSTQLEIAFEIKYIDESLHTLVQQRIENLQKSLGALVKCRSKQF, encoded by the coding sequence ATGAGTGGATATCGGGAGCTTAGGGTCTGGCAGGAAGGGAAGAGCCTAGCCGTTTCGGTATACGAGATGACTGACGACGGTTTCTGGAAATCGGACTGGGGACTTCGGGATCAGATTAGGCGTGCGGCTGTGAGCGTCCCTTCGAACATCGCTGAAGGGGAGGCTCGCAACAGCCAACGAGATTCGGTGAGGTTTTTCCAAATCGCCTTGGGAAGCCTTGCGGAGCTGTCTACCCAATTAGAGATCGCGTTTGAAATAAAATACATCGACGAATCGTTGCACACGCTCGTGCAGCAACGAATCGAAAATTTGCAGAAAAGCCTAGGAGCTCTAGTCAAATGCCGCTCCAAGCAGTTTTGA
- a CDS encoding DUF4384 domain-containing protein — MSSPSDESSNDSLLRSIVDRISSEFLLFCIVICLLIIAILKVANVDVALPIGAVLLVFLVGTWVYSRNQSPKAEVKAAFKEVPDSKSEKLGVDVWVKHVNGAVSDVFRLGDQVRVCVKATRECYLTLLNLASDGELTILFPNRHNQNNRIQGGMTHEIPSDGYGFNIILEEPVGIESVKAIVTLDPKPLLKTQFNEDGDFFKSVAPTATPRAMRVVAAEVKKLDNENWAAASAKFEVSK; from the coding sequence ATGTCATCCCCCTCCGATGAATCGTCGAACGACAGCCTGCTGCGATCAATCGTAGACAGGATAAGTAGCGAGTTTTTGCTCTTCTGCATCGTTATCTGCCTTCTGATTATCGCTATTTTGAAAGTGGCGAATGTCGATGTAGCGCTTCCGATCGGAGCGGTGCTATTGGTTTTCTTGGTGGGGACTTGGGTTTATTCCCGAAATCAATCGCCCAAAGCCGAAGTCAAAGCAGCCTTCAAGGAAGTGCCTGATTCGAAAAGTGAAAAGCTCGGGGTCGATGTCTGGGTTAAACATGTGAATGGGGCGGTGAGCGATGTTTTCCGTTTAGGCGATCAAGTCCGAGTCTGCGTCAAGGCGACTCGCGAGTGTTATTTGACTTTGCTCAATCTCGCGAGTGACGGAGAGTTGACCATCCTATTCCCAAATCGGCACAACCAGAACAACCGCATCCAAGGAGGCATGACGCACGAAATCCCATCGGACGGCTACGGGTTTAACATCATCTTAGAGGAGCCGGTAGGGATTGAGAGTGTGAAAGCGATTGTAACGCTTGACCCTAAGCCACTGCTAAAAACGCAGTTCAATGAGGATGGCGATTTTTTCAAATCGGTTGCCCCGACTGCGACTCCACGTGCCATGCGGGTGGTCGCTGCAGAGGTGAAGAAACTGGATAACGAAAACTGGGCTGCCGCTTCGGCTAAATTTGAAGTCAGCAAATAG
- a CDS encoding caspase family protein translates to MSRQDAYALVIGIGQYRDEAITPLRFTNADAKAFAELLVDDDICGVPEENVRLLVDEEATLFAIKDSISDWLSRKVGPDSTAIIYYAGHGDVEPDRTQSSHDGIANYLLPYDTSSTNLYASALSKEEFQGLVNTVRCKRSVILMDACHSGGVATAGSRKMRVGYSQDIYSSLAEGAGSTVIAASAPNQLSWEDENLGHGIFTYHLLEALRGEADADGDGRISMIEVFDYLKRKVPESARKLGGAEQTPVFKADMSEDIVLTVNPERIARIAEEEAEKAAAEQARIREVREKLFNFEKDNALPARAHNRVNLLIEKHPSQLTAKEKSILELMNAMCLGIVSVDTFVEHCDESVDPPGPTPVPGPKPIPQPPPPSTEEVSSGLNLAMILCSLFMPLVGFIAGLIFLGQQVEPKKKAGKRWIIISCVAFVLWFLLGACAVMLGALDQGLSNPYYY, encoded by the coding sequence ATGTCGCGACAAGATGCTTACGCCTTGGTCATAGGAATTGGTCAGTATCGGGATGAAGCCATCACCCCGCTGCGTTTCACCAATGCCGACGCGAAGGCTTTCGCCGAACTCTTGGTGGACGACGATATTTGCGGCGTGCCGGAGGAGAATGTGCGTTTGTTGGTGGATGAAGAAGCGACGCTATTCGCGATTAAGGATTCCATAAGCGATTGGCTGTCTAGAAAGGTGGGGCCTGATTCGACGGCTATCATTTATTATGCGGGGCATGGGGATGTGGAACCCGACCGCACTCAGTCCTCTCACGACGGCATCGCCAACTATTTGCTGCCCTACGACACGAGTTCTACCAACCTCTACGCCTCCGCTCTTTCGAAGGAGGAGTTCCAAGGCTTGGTAAACACAGTCCGCTGCAAGCGGAGCGTTATCCTGATGGATGCCTGCCACTCCGGAGGAGTGGCCACGGCCGGCAGTCGCAAGATGCGGGTGGGCTACAGTCAGGACATTTACTCCAGCTTGGCGGAAGGAGCGGGTAGCACCGTGATCGCTGCCTCGGCACCCAACCAGCTCTCTTGGGAAGACGAGAATTTGGGGCACGGCATCTTCACCTACCATTTGCTGGAAGCGTTGCGAGGAGAGGCGGATGCGGATGGTGATGGCCGCATCAGCATGATCGAAGTGTTTGATTACCTGAAGCGGAAGGTTCCCGAGAGTGCTCGCAAATTAGGTGGCGCGGAACAAACACCGGTCTTCAAGGCGGATATGTCCGAGGACATCGTCCTGACTGTAAATCCCGAACGCATTGCCCGCATCGCCGAGGAAGAGGCCGAAAAGGCAGCCGCGGAGCAGGCCAGGATTCGCGAGGTGCGGGAGAAGCTTTTCAATTTTGAGAAGGACAACGCTTTGCCCGCTCGTGCTCACAATCGAGTGAACCTTTTGATCGAAAAGCATCCCTCTCAGCTGACGGCCAAAGAGAAAAGCATTTTGGAGCTCATGAATGCCATGTGTCTGGGGATCGTCTCGGTGGATACTTTCGTCGAGCATTGCGACGAGAGCGTCGATCCTCCCGGCCCAACCCCAGTACCGGGTCCGAAACCGATCCCTCAGCCACCGCCGCCCTCGACGGAGGAGGTGAGCTCCGGTCTGAATTTGGCCATGATTCTCTGTTCGCTCTTCATGCCGCTAGTGGGATTCATCGCTGGACTGATCTTTTTGGGTCAGCAGGTTGAGCCGAAAAAGAAAGCCGGGAAGCGGTGGATTATCATCAGCTGCGTGGCATTCGTGCTCTGGTTTCTCTTGGGGGCCTGCGCGGTGATGTTGGGGGCTTTGGACCAAGGGCTCTCCAATCCTTATTACTATTAG